The following are encoded together in the Rhodothermaceae bacterium genome:
- a CDS encoding sulfatase — MKRFCLLLLFVTACDVPPPNVVVILIDDLGWRDTGVYGSTFYQTPNIDRLAAEGTRFTQFYASSPVCSPTRASIMTGKHPARLQITNWIGGMANDRLLQAEYRHALPLEETTMGDIFQEAGYNTTYIGKWHLGTENFGPENQGFETVLASNDAGRPGSYFAPYTDVNFAASNVPDLETDPDSTYLTDRLTDLAIDVITSHRENPFLLILSHYGVHTPIQAKPQDVQRFQSSDMHTEFKPELFGGATRTTQDHATYAAMIASVDESVGRILQALEDTGLQKNTIVVFTSDNGGLSTLSRDRRWAPTSNLPLRAGKGWLYEGGLRIPLIVRGLKDIPPTKDQPGTTDDLLPTITALAGIDNPAVVDGIDLFTTPVPDRFLYWHFPHYHGSANRPSGAVRSGRYKVIEWFENDAAELYDLESDPGETVDISKFEPGLTRELLHRLETWRSTVNAQMPRPNPDYSDQPGDS; from the coding sequence TTGAAGCGATTCTGTCTTTTGCTGCTTTTTGTAACCGCATGCGATGTGCCCCCGCCCAACGTGGTGGTCATCCTGATTGATGATTTGGGGTGGAGGGATACCGGCGTATACGGAAGCACTTTTTACCAGACCCCCAACATAGATCGTTTGGCGGCAGAAGGCACCCGTTTTACACAATTTTATGCCTCCAGTCCTGTTTGCTCCCCGACGCGTGCCAGTATTATGACCGGTAAGCATCCGGCGAGACTGCAAATCACTAACTGGATTGGCGGGATGGCAAATGACCGGCTCCTCCAAGCTGAGTATCGGCATGCACTTCCATTAGAAGAGACGACCATGGGAGACATCTTCCAGGAGGCTGGCTACAACACCACCTACATTGGCAAATGGCACCTGGGTACCGAAAACTTCGGGCCTGAAAACCAAGGTTTTGAAACAGTACTCGCATCCAATGATGCGGGACGGCCCGGATCCTACTTTGCACCCTACACCGATGTAAATTTCGCGGCTTCAAATGTACCTGACCTCGAGACGGACCCCGACAGCACGTACCTGACAGATCGGCTCACGGACCTAGCCATAGATGTGATTACATCCCACAGAGAAAATCCATTCCTCCTGATACTCTCTCACTACGGGGTACACACACCTATACAGGCCAAACCCCAGGATGTCCAACGCTTCCAATCTTCGGACATGCATACGGAATTTAAACCAGAACTTTTCGGTGGTGCAACACGCACAACGCAGGACCATGCGACCTATGCAGCCATGATTGCCTCGGTGGACGAAAGCGTCGGGCGAATCCTGCAGGCATTGGAAGACACCGGGCTTCAAAAAAACACAATTGTCGTATTCACCTCCGACAACGGAGGCCTCTCTACATTGAGCAGAGACCGCAGGTGGGCCCCAACCTCCAACCTACCACTTCGTGCCGGCAAGGGCTGGCTGTATGAGGGTGGACTCCGTATTCCCCTGATCGTCCGAGGACTCAAGGACATACCTCCAACCAAGGACCAACCAGGCACAACAGATGACCTTCTCCCAACCATCACTGCATTGGCCGGAATAGACAATCCAGCAGTTGTAGACGGCATAGACCTGTTCACTACACCAGTTCCCGATAGATTTCTGTATTGGCATTTTCCCCACTATCACGGCTCCGCCAACCGTCCTTCAGGGGCGGTACGTTCCGGGAGATATAAGGTTATTGAATGGTTCGAGAACGATGCCGCAGAACTTTATGATCTCGAATCAGATCCGGGAGAAACCGTGGATATCAGCAAATTTGAACCTGGCTTAACCCGGGAACTGTTACACCGCCTGGAAACATGGCGGAGCACGGTGAATGCCCAGATGCCTCGCCCTAATCCAGACTACTCTGACCAACCAGGCGATAGCTGA
- a CDS encoding NGG1p interacting factor NIF3 produces MITRRDFLAQSGGGIILAGLPKKVPTIQDAINLIMHEIPGAPWDSTVDTVKSGDPSQPLRGVITTFLATHRTIDYAAQHGVNLIITHEPTYYNHLDETDWLENNSVYQKKRKTLEDHGIVVWRFHDYWHAYKPDGIATGVLKLLGWEAYAEAGQPQLCRIPSISLAELSQFMKTRFGAKRIRVMGNAGMSCSRIGLLVGAVGGRRQIEMLSEVDVLVVGEVREWETTEYVRDANWQGDQEKGLIVIGHALSEDPGMAWLAEWLEPRLPNTIVVHQPSGDPFYFI; encoded by the coding sequence ATGATTACAAGGAGAGATTTTTTGGCCCAGTCAGGAGGGGGGATCATTTTGGCAGGTCTCCCCAAAAAAGTACCAACTATTCAGGATGCAATCAATTTGATCATGCATGAAATCCCGGGAGCACCGTGGGATTCCACCGTAGATACGGTCAAATCGGGTGATCCATCCCAACCGCTGCGCGGCGTTATTACTACTTTTCTGGCGACTCATCGAACGATTGATTATGCGGCGCAGCATGGTGTGAATCTGATCATCACGCACGAGCCAACATACTATAACCATCTGGATGAGACGGACTGGCTTGAGAATAATTCGGTGTATCAAAAAAAGCGAAAGACCTTGGAAGATCATGGGATTGTAGTGTGGCGATTCCATGATTACTGGCACGCATACAAGCCAGACGGCATTGCTACGGGTGTCCTGAAACTACTCGGTTGGGAGGCATATGCAGAGGCTGGTCAACCTCAATTGTGTCGAATTCCTTCTATATCCCTCGCTGAACTGTCCCAATTTATGAAGACAAGGTTCGGTGCGAAGCGGATTCGTGTGATGGGTAATGCAGGGATGTCATGCAGTAGGATAGGGTTACTGGTTGGAGCCGTAGGCGGAAGACGACAGATTGAGATGCTTTCTGAAGTGGATGTCCTTGTAGTCGGAGAAGTGCGGGAGTGGGAAACGACAGAGTATGTTCGCGATGCGAATTGGCAAGGGGATCAGGAGAAGGGGCTGATTGTGATTGGGCACGCACTCAGCGAAGACCCGGGGATGGCTTGGCTGGCTGAGTGGCTGGAACCAAGATTACCGAATACAATCGTGGTGCACCAGCCCAGTGGTGATCCGTTTTACTTCATTTAG
- a CDS encoding DUF1080 domain-containing protein, producing the protein MLRILTLSLVTFCVVSTGHAQTWTSLVDGDDLSGWEKLGGEATYVASNGTVTGTTSENTPNTFLATRQSYGDFALSVEVWVDPEINSGIQIRSESKEDYLNGRVHGYQVEIDPSSRAWSGGIYDEARRGWLYPLSVNEDCRGAFNPQGWNHYYIEAIGPSIRTWVNDVACAALYDNMTASGFIALQVHSVDRSELSGRNVHWRNITIVDENVIPREWTSNYVVNLVPNSLSEQEVAQGFSLLFDGKTTDGWRGAGKETFPEKGWKVQDGVLMVEASGGAEAAYGGDIVTVDEYSTFEFSLDFKLSQGANSGIKYYITESYGSDASAIGLEYQLLDDERHPDATQGAAGNRTLGSLYDLIPAHEGKTVRKPGQWNRARLVVTGTRLEETVTGSRMMESEFKGAYVEHWLNDRKVVAYERGTPVFDALVARSKYVVWEGFGHWPQGHILLQDHGDEVHFRSIKVRKID; encoded by the coding sequence ATGCTACGTATACTCACTCTCTCATTAGTCACTTTTTGTGTCGTATCAACTGGTCATGCGCAGACATGGACCTCACTTGTTGATGGAGACGACCTTTCTGGATGGGAAAAACTCGGAGGCGAAGCGACCTATGTGGCCTCCAATGGCACTGTCACCGGAACAACCTCCGAAAATACCCCCAATACATTTCTGGCTACCAGGCAGTCCTACGGTGATTTTGCACTCAGTGTCGAAGTATGGGTTGACCCTGAAATCAATTCCGGCATTCAAATTCGGAGCGAATCCAAGGAGGATTATTTGAACGGCCGCGTTCATGGATACCAGGTAGAAATTGATCCCAGTTCCCGTGCTTGGAGTGGTGGCATCTATGATGAGGCTCGAAGAGGCTGGTTATATCCTCTTTCGGTAAATGAAGACTGCCGTGGTGCTTTCAACCCACAGGGATGGAATCATTACTACATCGAAGCAATCGGCCCCTCCATCCGAACATGGGTGAACGATGTAGCCTGTGCTGCACTTTATGATAACATGACTGCTTCGGGCTTTATCGCATTGCAGGTACATAGCGTTGACCGATCAGAGCTTTCTGGGCGTAATGTACACTGGCGAAATATTACAATTGTGGACGAAAATGTCATCCCTCGTGAGTGGACAAGCAATTATGTGGTAAATCTCGTACCCAATTCTCTCAGTGAACAGGAGGTCGCACAAGGATTTAGTCTGTTATTTGACGGCAAGACCACAGATGGTTGGCGAGGGGCAGGCAAGGAAACTTTCCCGGAGAAAGGCTGGAAAGTTCAAGACGGCGTCCTAATGGTTGAGGCCTCCGGGGGAGCTGAGGCAGCTTACGGAGGGGATATCGTGACCGTTGATGAATACTCCACCTTCGAGTTCAGCTTGGATTTTAAGCTTTCCCAAGGAGCAAACAGCGGCATCAAATACTACATCACTGAATCGTATGGTAGCGATGCTTCTGCCATCGGCCTGGAGTACCAGCTCCTCGATGATGAGCGCCACCCTGATGCCACGCAGGGGGCTGCCGGTAACCGAACCCTCGGATCCCTTTATGACCTGATTCCCGCCCACGAAGGAAAGACCGTTCGTAAACCCGGTCAATGGAATCGGGCTCGCCTTGTCGTGACCGGGACACGACTAGAAGAAACTGTCACCGGAAGTCGAATGATGGAATCCGAATTCAAGGGGGCATATGTGGAGCATTGGCTCAATGATCGTAAAGTCGTGGCATATGAGCGTGGCACTCCCGTCTTTGATGCCTTGGTAGCCAGAAGTAAATATGTTGTTTGGGAGGGATTCGGACACTGGCCGCAAGGCCATATCCTGTTGCAGGATCATGGAGATGAGGTTCACTTCCGCAGTATCAAAGTTCGAAAAATTGACTAA
- a CDS encoding Gfo/Idh/MocA family oxidoreductase, which produces MSRIRWGILSSARIARQKVIPAIQDSQRGTVAAIASRNPSLAQQVAESHQIPTICPTYDDLIQLDTIDAVYIPLPNHLHVEWACKAINAGKHVLCEKPLGLNEMDVQHLLNVSRQYPKQLVAEAFMYRHHPQWTRTREWVRTNYIGELRSIHVHFSYDNRDPDNIRNKLEFGGGALMDIGCYGISVARWLYGSEPKRVCAHTERHPQFRTDTSTTALLDFAQGGATVVCGTQIQRAEHVAIVGTKGKITLQTPFNIPPGEPAYLNLQQDQERTIHTLGPANQFSEQCDAFAAAVIDGEPLYTPIVDSLNNMRVIDACFQSAQTNTWITCEQLTDP; this is translated from the coding sequence ATGAGCAGAATTCGTTGGGGAATCCTCTCAAGTGCCCGCATAGCGCGACAGAAAGTCATTCCAGCAATTCAGGACAGCCAACGTGGAACAGTGGCCGCCATTGCCTCCAGAAACCCTAGTCTGGCACAGCAAGTCGCTGAATCCCATCAGATTCCTACAATCTGTCCTACCTATGATGACCTGATCCAACTGGACACGATTGATGCCGTCTACATCCCATTACCAAATCACTTACATGTTGAATGGGCTTGTAAGGCCATCAATGCGGGAAAACATGTACTTTGTGAGAAACCGTTGGGACTCAATGAAATGGATGTACAGCATCTTCTGAACGTATCTCGACAGTATCCCAAGCAACTTGTTGCGGAGGCATTTATGTATCGCCATCACCCGCAATGGACACGTACGCGCGAATGGGTTCGAACCAACTATATCGGTGAGTTGCGAAGTATTCACGTTCACTTTTCCTACGATAACAGGGATCCTGATAATATTCGTAATAAGTTGGAGTTTGGCGGTGGAGCACTCATGGATATCGGCTGCTACGGGATTTCTGTTGCCCGCTGGCTATATGGTTCAGAGCCCAAGCGAGTATGTGCACACACTGAGCGACATCCTCAATTCAGAACTGACACATCAACGACCGCTCTGTTGGATTTTGCTCAAGGTGGCGCCACTGTCGTCTGTGGAACACAGATCCAAAGAGCTGAGCATGTCGCAATTGTGGGTACTAAAGGGAAGATCACGTTGCAAACTCCATTCAATATCCCCCCAGGTGAACCCGCGTATTTGAATCTCCAGCAAGATCAAGAACGGACGATTCACACGCTCGGGCCGGCAAATCAGTTTTCGGAGCAATGCGATGCATTCGCAGCCGCTGTAATTGACGGAGAACCGCTTTATACTCCGATAGTCGACTCTTTGAACAATATGAGAGTCATAGATGCATGCTTTCAAAGTGCACAAACCAATACCTGGATCACCTGTGAACAACTGACTGATCCCTGA
- a CDS encoding histidinol-phosphate aminotransferase family protein — MNRRDWIRLGIAGTALPLLPGFTPAPERLNQTPIRLHSNENPYAPGDSARTAILDALDETNLYPYSHYRSLEAMIAAREGLQPEHVVLGAGSSEILRMAAMAYGLGDGEIVTAYPTYEGLENYANSIEARVHRVPLKADKSIDLALMDSRTTQNVRIVFVCNPNNPTGTICDKDELTEFCTRVSRRSVILVDEAYYELVTDPRYSSAVPLVKAGANVIVSRTFSKVYGLAGLRVGYALARPDIAERLRNYSTAININIMALRAAIASLEDRRFLNYSTTQIENSRIETARRLRELGHSVVESHTNFVFFHLGRPIEEFQQSMASHGILVGRPFPPYLDWCRLSIGTEGEMSQFFDAFTNVMNR, encoded by the coding sequence ATGAACCGTCGTGACTGGATTCGCCTTGGCATTGCAGGTACTGCCTTGCCGCTTCTGCCCGGCTTTACCCCTGCGCCTGAAAGATTGAATCAAACCCCGATTCGTCTTCATAGCAACGAAAACCCCTATGCCCCCGGAGATTCTGCGCGGACGGCAATTCTGGATGCCCTGGATGAAACTAACCTTTATCCTTACTCCCATTACCGCAGTTTGGAGGCCATGATTGCCGCTCGAGAAGGACTTCAACCAGAGCATGTAGTTCTGGGAGCCGGGTCTAGTGAAATTCTCCGCATGGCAGCGATGGCGTATGGACTTGGTGATGGCGAAATCGTCACCGCGTATCCCACGTACGAGGGATTGGAGAACTATGCAAACTCCATTGAGGCACGGGTTCATCGTGTCCCTCTTAAAGCGGACAAGAGTATTGACCTTGCTCTCATGGATTCCCGAACAACCCAGAATGTAAGGATAGTTTTTGTTTGCAATCCAAATAATCCTACAGGAACGATTTGTGACAAGGATGAGCTCACCGAGTTTTGTACTCGGGTTTCTCGGCGATCTGTGATCCTGGTTGATGAGGCTTATTACGAATTGGTTACTGACCCCCGCTACAGCAGTGCTGTACCTCTTGTCAAGGCGGGAGCCAATGTAATCGTTTCACGAACTTTTTCAAAGGTCTACGGCTTAGCCGGATTGCGCGTGGGCTACGCCCTAGCCCGTCCGGACATAGCGGAACGTCTCCGTAATTACAGTACGGCGATCAACATCAATATTATGGCACTCCGGGCTGCTATCGCCTCCCTTGAAGATCGTCGATTCCTGAATTACAGTACAACTCAAATTGAAAACAGTCGTATTGAGACCGCTCGTAGGCTACGGGAGCTTGGACACTCCGTTGTTGAATCGCATACCAACTTCGTATTCTTCCATCTTGGTCGTCCCATTGAAGAATTTCAACAATCAATGGCTTCCCATGGAATCCTGGTCGGACGCCCGTTCCCACCCTATCTGGATTGGTGTCGTCTAAGCATCGGAACTGAAGGTGAAATGTCGCAATTCTTTGATGCGTTTACGAACGTCATGAACCGCTAA
- a CDS encoding DUF4159 domain-containing protein yields MLNQSFSVNLTVYLFLGITCVLSANGQDAGFQFARVWYESHPGFRESAWATDYPTAEYNLHEAISRTTGLQLEGPPVVVSLKDPNIFEYAVLYLTEPGYWRTNEEEVENLRRYLDRGGFLIIDDFHDYGRGYTGPQWNNMYDNIKRVYPDREPIELTADHPIWQIYYDIDPDAAISTKNGGSWRWGGMRFAPEDDIYYAVFDDAGRPMIIICYNQDIGDGWEWPGGRNLGSASTVSFQMAINFIFYTLTH; encoded by the coding sequence ATGCTCAATCAGAGCTTCTCCGTAAATCTGACAGTTTATCTATTCCTGGGTATCACATGTGTGCTGTCTGCAAATGGACAGGATGCAGGGTTTCAGTTCGCACGCGTTTGGTATGAGAGTCATCCAGGATTCCGGGAAAGTGCCTGGGCTACGGATTATCCCACAGCAGAATACAATCTGCATGAAGCGATCAGCCGCACAACCGGGCTCCAACTGGAAGGACCACCGGTAGTGGTTTCACTGAAGGATCCCAATATTTTTGAATACGCAGTACTCTACTTGACCGAGCCTGGGTACTGGCGTACAAATGAAGAAGAGGTGGAGAATCTAAGGCGCTATCTTGATCGGGGCGGGTTCTTGATTATTGACGATTTTCATGACTATGGCCGTGGATATACGGGACCGCAATGGAATAATATGTATGACAATATCAAGAGGGTATACCCGGACCGCGAGCCAATCGAGTTGACTGCCGATCATCCAATCTGGCAGATCTATTACGATATTGATCCGGATGCAGCTATTTCCACGAAAAACGGTGGCTCCTGGCGCTGGGGCGGAATGCGTTTTGCACCAGAAGATGACATCTACTACGCTGTATTCGATGATGCAGGCAGGCCGATGATTATCATCTGCTATAACCAGGATATAGGGGACGGCTGGGAGTGGCCTGGAGGACGCAATTTAGGATCTGCTTCAACGGTGAGTTTCCAGATGGCAATCAACTTCATCTTTTATACCCTTACTCACTAA
- the pssA gene encoding CDP-diacylglycerol--serine O-phosphatidyltransferase, with the protein MPMSDRKRSIKLTRRSAEDRSGGSQVRHGSRTSVAVPSFFTLMNLFCGFVAITQIHQGQFVYACYLIILAGLFDLLDGMAARLTRGVSLFGAELDSLCDVVSFGVAPAYLIYARMLEGSGMFGLIISALPAMCSAVRLARFNLQFSEEKKLDFEGLPAPVQAYCIIAIVLNIDQETWLLRSGILDSEVLIPVVVLLSFLMVSLIRFDGVPRISFDYLRQYPIASGAYIISVLLIGFLPYTGLLLVLLVYVLIGLTRASTRSIRALMALPK; encoded by the coding sequence ATGCCCATGAGTGACCGAAAACGATCCATTAAGTTGACTCGCCGATCCGCGGAGGATCGCAGTGGGGGTTCCCAAGTACGCCATGGGAGCCGGACCAGTGTCGCAGTTCCATCATTTTTTACACTCATGAACCTTTTCTGTGGGTTCGTGGCGATTACCCAGATTCACCAGGGACAATTCGTGTATGCGTGCTACCTGATCATTCTTGCGGGATTATTCGATTTATTGGACGGAATGGCAGCACGCTTGACACGTGGTGTCAGTCTTTTTGGCGCGGAGCTTGATTCTTTATGTGATGTTGTATCGTTCGGTGTGGCTCCAGCCTATTTGATCTATGCGCGAATGCTGGAGGGTAGTGGGATGTTTGGCCTAATTATCAGTGCTCTGCCTGCAATGTGTTCTGCGGTACGCCTAGCTCGGTTCAATTTGCAATTTTCGGAAGAGAAGAAACTTGACTTTGAGGGGTTGCCAGCCCCCGTACAAGCTTATTGTATCATTGCCATTGTACTCAATATTGATCAGGAAACATGGCTATTGCGATCAGGCATACTTGATTCGGAGGTACTTATTCCCGTTGTGGTGCTTCTGTCGTTTCTCATGGTGTCTCTGATCCGTTTTGATGGGGTGCCAAGAATTTCATTTGATTACCTTCGCCAGTATCCCATCGCTTCAGGTGCCTATATCATTTCCGTGCTGCTGATCGGGTTTCTTCCGTACACGGGACTGCTGTTAGTCCTGTTAGTTTATGTTTTGATAGGACTTACACGAGCATCCACGCGATCCATTCGCGCACTTATGGCGCTGCCAAAGTGA
- a CDS encoding phosphatidylserine decarboxylase family protein: MIAREGVALVAIAFAIGLIVAGLILLIPGVPRWFEFIFVPLFLPGLGLMVAYFFRDPERTGPPDSDTLILAPADGKIVEIIQEEGPRFIGGIAWRISIFLSVVDVHVNRVPVSGTVRYVAYKPGEFRVAWHPKASTSNEQSQIGIEHLSGRRILFKQIAGSLARRIICRLSEGDKTKAGERFGLIRFGSRMDIIFPADMPVQVEVGDRVRAGVTVLGIVQPIQS; encoded by the coding sequence ATGATTGCTCGCGAAGGGGTGGCTCTGGTAGCCATAGCATTCGCTATAGGATTGATCGTGGCAGGACTCATACTGCTGATCCCTGGAGTGCCGAGGTGGTTTGAGTTCATTTTCGTCCCGCTCTTTTTGCCCGGATTGGGGCTGATGGTCGCCTATTTTTTCAGAGATCCGGAACGTACAGGGCCACCGGATTCAGATACATTAATTCTGGCGCCAGCGGACGGTAAAATTGTGGAAATCATTCAGGAGGAAGGACCACGGTTCATTGGAGGGATAGCATGGAGAATTTCGATATTTCTCTCCGTAGTGGATGTTCATGTAAACCGGGTTCCGGTCAGTGGAACGGTGCGATACGTCGCATATAAGCCGGGGGAGTTCCGAGTAGCATGGCATCCTAAAGCCTCCACCTCCAATGAACAGTCTCAGATCGGGATTGAGCATCTTTCCGGGAGACGAATTTTATTCAAACAAATTGCGGGGAGTCTGGCACGGCGCATTATCTGTCGGCTCTCAGAGGGGGATAAGACTAAAGCAGGTGAACGATTTGGATTGATCCGGTTCGGATCACGTATGGATATCATATTTCCGGCTGATATGCCGGTTCAGGTAGAAGTCGGTGATCGAGTACGTGCAGGGGTCACCGTGCTTGGGATCGTGCAGCCGATTCAGAGTTAA
- a CDS encoding YjgP/YjgQ family permease, whose translation MTLIHRMVLKQLPGPFLGWLLLLLFLLLMQFLIKFLPDLTGRDLPIGLILELITYNLAYMVVLAVPMSALLATLMVFGSLAESRTWIVIRNCGITLWSFTWPVLAAAALLSCGMMYFNNVLLPESNFRALSMWQTIRSARPGFELEPGIFYQEIDEYSILVGQREGNLLYDILIYDYTQGIANGSTIRAKHGELIPRGNFLDMILKEGEMHRLYRPTGVQTIERYEKLTFERFRLRLDLSELGLQTNAQTSGYRSDRSTPVNRMFEIVDSLKDRLVEQTAELQNSMPRPLSSEAPSTISPMSPERETSSPFVFHGGPPQVDSTAPRSVLKGLTTDQIRRTYQQARDYGRDARSSVASRGRNLRQTAMTISRYQVEIHKKYSISIACFIFVLVGIPLGLSVRRGGLGTACLLAVGIFIFYWVTLVQGEKLADRELLSPWLGMWCANMLIGAVGIWLFIRVTLDMRARPGYATKPEPIDS comes from the coding sequence ATGACGCTCATTCACCGAATGGTCTTGAAACAGCTCCCCGGCCCATTTCTGGGTTGGTTGCTACTTCTGCTATTCCTTTTGCTGATGCAGTTTTTGATCAAGTTTCTGCCAGACCTGACTGGCCGGGATCTGCCGATCGGGCTCATTCTGGAACTGATCACCTATAACCTTGCCTATATGGTTGTACTGGCCGTGCCCATGTCTGCCCTTTTGGCAACTTTGATGGTCTTTGGCTCGCTTGCAGAGTCGCGCACGTGGATCGTGATCCGTAATTGCGGCATTACCCTCTGGAGTTTCACCTGGCCTGTACTTGCCGCTGCCGCCCTTCTCTCCTGTGGCATGATGTACTTCAATAATGTACTGCTTCCCGAGTCTAATTTCAGGGCCCTTAGCATGTGGCAGACAATTCGAAGTGCACGACCAGGGTTTGAGCTAGAACCGGGGATTTTCTACCAGGAGATTGACGAATACAGTATCCTGGTCGGCCAGCGAGAGGGCAACCTCCTGTACGATATTCTTATCTATGACTACACGCAGGGGATTGCCAATGGATCAACGATTCGGGCAAAACACGGAGAATTAATCCCGCGGGGAAATTTCCTGGATATGATCCTCAAAGAAGGAGAAATGCATCGGCTCTATCGACCTACCGGTGTACAGACAATTGAGCGGTATGAAAAACTGACCTTTGAGCGTTTTCGCTTGCGCCTTGATCTGAGCGAACTCGGCCTTCAAACCAATGCTCAAACAAGTGGATACCGGTCTGATCGTTCAACTCCTGTGAATCGGATGTTTGAAATTGTTGATTCTCTTAAGGACCGTCTGGTAGAGCAGACTGCTGAACTTCAGAACAGTATGCCGCGCCCCCTCTCATCGGAGGCACCATCAACCATCTCCCCAATGAGCCCTGAGCGTGAAACATCTTCCCCATTCGTGTTTCACGGAGGTCCTCCTCAAGTAGATTCAACCGCTCCACGCAGTGTTCTGAAAGGCTTAACAACAGATCAGATCCGTCGAACATACCAACAAGCACGCGATTATGGACGAGATGCGCGAAGTTCCGTTGCCAGCAGAGGGAGAAACCTTAGACAAACCGCAATGACAATCAGTCGCTACCAGGTGGAAATTCACAAGAAGTATTCCATCTCAATTGCCTGCTTTATCTTTGTCCTCGTTGGTATACCACTTGGCTTGAGTGTCCGCCGGGGTGGACTTGGAACCGCCTGCCTCTTAGCAGTTGGCATTTTTATTTTTTACTGGGTTACGTTGGTTCAGGGTGAGAAGTTGGCGGATCGAGAATTGCTCAGCCCATGGCTCGGCATGTGGTGTGCAAATATGCTGATTGGTGCGGTCGGTATCTGGCTATTTATCCGAGTGACCCTTGACATGAGAGCTCGACCAGGTTATGCTACAAAACCTGAGCCTATCGATTCATAA
- the rsmI gene encoding 16S rRNA (cytidine(1402)-2'-O)-methyltransferase gives MLYLVPTPIGNLADITFRAVEVLKSVDLIACEDTRSSGVLLTHYGIRTPTISYHDHNERERARQLIERMRAGQQIALISDAGSPGLSDPGFYLARLCWEETIPVQALPGPTALIPALTASGLPSERFVFEGFLPVRKGRNQRLEAIRTETRTVVLYESPHRLIRTLTDLINLLGQQRVGGIARELTKKFEETHRGNLQELLDSYREKPAIKGEFVIIIAPPKFK, from the coding sequence ATGCTCTACCTAGTCCCAACCCCGATCGGAAATTTGGCAGACATTACGTTTCGTGCTGTCGAAGTCCTGAAATCAGTTGATCTCATCGCCTGTGAAGATACACGGTCCTCCGGGGTACTCCTCACACATTATGGCATCCGCACTCCAACCATCAGCTACCACGATCATAACGAACGCGAACGTGCACGACAGCTTATTGAACGGATGAGAGCCGGGCAACAGATTGCTCTAATTAGTGATGCCGGATCGCCCGGACTCAGTGACCCCGGCTTTTATCTGGCTCGCCTATGCTGGGAGGAAACCATCCCGGTACAAGCTTTACCAGGCCCTACCGCACTGATCCCTGCTCTTACTGCCAGCGGCCTACCTTCGGAACGCTTTGTATTCGAAGGATTTCTGCCGGTACGAAAAGGTCGCAACCAGCGCCTGGAAGCGATCCGCACAGAAACACGTACCGTTGTACTCTATGAAAGTCCGCACCGACTGATTCGCACCCTGACCGACCTGATAAATCTGCTGGGACAACAGCGGGTCGGGGGAATTGCCAGAGAACTTACAAAGAAATTCGAAGAAACTCATCGGGGAAACCTGCAAGAACTGCTTGACAGTTACCGCGAAAAACCTGCTATCAAAGGGGAGTTCGTAATTATCATTGCACCTCCAAAATTCAAATGA